A stretch of DNA from Cryptomeria japonica chromosome 4, Sugi_1.0, whole genome shotgun sequence:
ATGTTGATGTTCATTGGGGTCAATGGAGTATGTGTTTGGAAATGCATAGTGTGTCCTTTCTTTTAGAGTAATGTGTGGACTTTTGGACCAAGgaatgacttaaatcacacacactaagcttacatatctaggcttaaaagtgttaaacacttagagttgactgacattttctaggcttaatatgttacttaaggtgtgtggtcacactaagaatacacttctaggcttaaaagtgaaAAACACTGAGAGTGGACTAACAtgctctaggcttaatatgttgcttagtgtgtctGGTTTAAGGCTTGCCACCTATTACACATTTGGTGTAGGGTTTATTCTTGTGGCTGACTTGCACATGCAATAATCTTATTCTAGACCGACATGTGAATGTATTTATAATTGTAATTCATATATATACTTGATTTAGGTTCATTCCTAATGTGATTCTTTAATGTGAATTATGGAATGTGTGATTGATGTGTGAGTATGTAGGTGATGTTGTGAGTAGCATCTCTATCATTTTGTGTGGTTTCATTTGAAGATCATATGCCCTTTTGAGGATGTTTTGATGTTTGTCATATCATAAAGAAGTTGAGTATTTAGCCCTGGAGGTCTACAATTCATCTATTATATTTTGATGAGATTTGTGTCTCACGTATTGAGTTGGTACTCAGATCTTGGATTatgggattggtgtctcctatagaTTGATGCCTACAAATATAATTAGAGATTGGTGTCTTTGATAGGTTGTGGTGGTTCCCTACTAAAATTTCATTGCTCTTTGATCCTTCAAAGGTAAAATGGCTAAATCTGAGCTTATaaaatctaaaaccctaaacctatttAAACCTTTTAATAAGCCTACGTTATGATTTCATGTTGAATTGTAGCAGTTGGTCACCAAAGACTCCAGATCTGTATAATTGCGCTAATGCACTAGCACACCACATCTCCTAGTGGGACCGAGTCTAACAAGCGAGTAAACCTTAGTGCTTTCTTGCTTCTCATTAGAGTGCAAGGACGTAGTGCTAGGGATCTTAGAGTGAATATTCTTCATGACAGTGAGGTGCGTTGAGATGGTTGATTATGTCTTCTTCCATGTTGGAGAGAAGATTGTTGAGCTTCATTTAGAGACACTAGTAGATGTATTAGTGGTAGGTAGGAATCTATAGCTTTTAGTTTTCCTTAAAGTTGATTGAGAGTAATTTCTACAAATTTGAAAAATTTCATCAAAGGGTAATCAAGAGATATCCCTTGATCCAATAAAATTTATGACATCTATGAAGTCTTTGTTTTCTCTTAAGAACACCAACTTGAGAAACTCAAGGGAGAGCTTGTTCTGCATTGACTTCTTCAAGCAGAACTAAATTAAATCTCTCCACACAATCTTCAAGAGGTTCATCTTCCTATGACATTTTGAAAATGTCTTCTCTTTTTATGTCTCTTTAGAAATAATCCCAATACTTCCACAGGAACTTTTCCTTCAGTGTATCCTAGCTAGTGATTCCCAATCTCATAAACCACCTTAAAAAAGCATCCTTCAAGTTTTCTAGGAAAAGATTAAGTCTATCAATTGTATAGTTATAGCTATGACATAGGACATCAAATTAAAATAGAAAGGTATCAAAGTCTTTTTATGAGGCCATAGAAGTTAGGCAAGGTTAATGGAGGTATGTTCTTGAGGGAAATAGCACGTTCTTGGTCAGTAATTGGGAACTCAAAAGTGATTGGTTCCTCAAGGttctctacctcctcatcatccattataTAAAATATGTCTTCAGTTGTTGTGGATGAAATTGGTGATTTTGATTCCccaaaggatgttaaatcctttgtTGTCTCAAAGATAACTTCTTACCTCTTAACAGATGGAAGGAATCTTCCTAAAGCATCCATCGGTTACCGCATATGATGAAAGTTTTGAGCTTATGAAATGTCTTCCTACACTTGTTAGTAAATGGTTTAAAATTTATCTCAAATCTACTATTGCAAATGCTGAGAAACCAAAAATATTTAAGCTAATGAAAGAAGATAACATTAAGAAAATAACATATAAATAAATCTATACTTAGAGGTCCTAAACCTTAGCACCATCCTTAGTAGCGATGCCAAAAATGACTAAATCTTACTAAGTACAATAGATTCATGTAGATAACTTGATGCATGCATCTCAATGAATCCCTTATCAAGTAACCTATTGTCTTAGAAAGGTTTATTTGATTATTAACCAAGGACGGGTTTTCTTGGATGATGTTGGCAATATATATGCATCCAAGATCTCCCTAAGTTATCTATCAATTGTGTATAGGAAACTatctaaattcaaaaaattaaacaGAACATAAACAATGTTGAAAATAAGCATATCTATACAACAGTGTTTATGGGTCACTAATTAATGACATAGCGTTGGTTGGGAGTAATGCAAAACTTAACTATGTTGTAGCCTAGGACTCATATTCCTAGTCTATTGGTACCatcaatagattatatcaatttaaCTCAAGAAGAACAAAAGTAATAATTAATCTATCAAAGTAACTAACAAATTAACTAACATAAACATTAACAATCCAAACTATAAAGTGGATTACAATACCTCAAATGGCCCTTGCTTGAGTGTTTTAACCTCTAAGAATCTTGTTCCATCCTTTGGTAGTAGTACCCGATATCAAAATTCTCCCAAGCACCAAAATGGGCCTCTTAAAAGGCAACTAGTATTTCAAATTTAGTTAAACAGACAAGAAGACCATTGTGGGATTGTCAATAAAAAACATTTGAGAGAATAATATAACATGTTTTGAGCTTTCAAATTCAAGTGTGAGCACTTTTAGAGGAATTATTTAGGAATGTACCAttactaaaataattaaatatatacaaaTACTATTCCTTAGAATCAATGTTAGCATAGAAGAGAGTACCAAAGTATGAACCATCCATGATAGTTAGTAAAGATAATGAATGAATAGCTGTGAGGATTTGCCTATAGCAATCCAAGATCTAGATACCAATGAATAGCaaaaaaataagagagaacaaaatagacaaAAACAAACCGTactctcatcaagatgcaaaatgcccAACTGGATTAACCAATTGGATTTGATCACATATAATGTAAATGAGCCTACTAATTCAAGTGATAAAGGCATCTTCATACTTCATGTAAATGTTCTAGCTATTGACATTCTAATTCCAAGTTCCATTTTTCATGTTATTTACTATTCAAGTAACAGTTTTCTAAAATTATGCTCCAAATTCAATATTTCTACACATTTTTATTTCTTACATAGTTTCTGTTCAAGGAAATATTTCTTTTGagaaattgaaacattttaaagaaaATCTAAATATTTGCTCTTTTCACAACAAAAATAGTAgcaaaatattttgttttcaaatAATAGATTCTTCCTAGTGTAATTCTTTtggaaatattttatttaaaaaatacataaatttattaaattatatttttccaTATATTACACAATAATGAACTTAATAAGCCTTTTGTTCTATAGATATCTATACGACATAAACATCCACTAGCCTTTGATTCGTTTGTTATTGTTTTTGAAGCACTACATCATTCATTAAGAGAGACCTCTTTAGGTCCTCCTATCAAAGATATTTCACTTCTTAATAATAGTCAAATAATTAACATTCAATTTGTTGATAATATAATTTTGTTTTTCCATAAAttaaaggggaacttttgtaatgTTATCAATAGGATTAATAAATAGCCAAATAAAATTGTAAGATACTCAAAATAAATTAGTAAAAATATTAACATTATTCATGTAAAATTATACTTGAATCTTGTACTTcttaacttaaaatttatacttaCTAAAATAATATATTAAGTCTCATACAATGTAGTTTTTAAAGGattctcttctcttattttctattttttcattcCTCTTTTCAATATAAACATTCACGTTAACTTTCTTAAAAATAATCTCTCCTATCTATGTAGATTTTTTATTGCTACTATTTAAGAATTGGAAATAAGCTACTTTTTAACATTTTATAAACTACCACATGGCTtcacaaatttcttttcctttttttaacattttatttctatttttaaacaaaattttaagtgcacaaattattataaatattattaataaaaaatttaagatgTTTGTGGCCACATGgaaacatacaattcaaaattcaaacaagtgccacatagtggctagtacttgtcaTTTTAATATTAGGATTCAATTTTGATTCATAGTGCAACTAGTAAAATACTAATAATTAACATTCAATTAGTATTATAATTACCATTCAATTAGTATTATAATTAGGGTTTATCGCAAGCGGAAGGGGAAGTCCTTCCTGCCCCCCTTGGATCGGGTCTCCACACCCCTTCTTGAGGCGGGTCTTTGTTGTTGAGGTTGGGCAAGTTTTCTTTGTTCAATCTtgttgattttctttctttttatagtCTATggctttttaaataaaaaataatagattaATAGATTATTTAAtgtgattttaaatttaatattttaaatattgttttgatatatttttaagaaaataaatcatCTTTCTTTTATACTTTCTAGTTGTAAAACATATGTAATAAAGATTTTAGattaacattttaaaaagtttataaaaattttaatatttttttatttcaaatataaacaatgaatatgttttataataaaataatatttttgtcaatttagatatctttattattatttttatgatttggCAATAGTTttgttttataataaaataatatttttgtcaatgtagatctttattattatttttatgatttgacAATAGTTTTCATAGAATTCATTATATAATATCTCCTGGGTATCATACAAGATTAATTGGTTAAATTTTAGAGGTAATTTTGAATGTGGTAACAGAGATAAATTGTTAACAATATAATTGGTAAAATGGTGTCTAGTTTTTAgtaagttttattattattattatttttatagtttttgaCAATAGTTTTCATAGTattcattatataatatataatatatactgATAATAGAGAGATAAAATGTTAACAATAATTTTGTAACTGGTAAAATGATgtttaatttttacttttaatgtataTAAATATTGTAAGTTTATTCAAGAtaattttattcaatatttatAGGGTTTGgtgattaattattattaataaaatgtaTTAAATACTAAGAACAATTTATTATTAAATCTTAAAGTGTAACTtaaactagcatatatatatagaaatatatataaagaaagctGAGAGATATCGAGGCTTTCATTTATTATTTACAAAGTTTATTTTAAGTTAAAATTTGACCATACCAAttggaaataaattaaattataaaatatttaataatttataagtACAATATTCTAcgttatattaattatttaatttttgaataacttataaatcaaataatttttattaaatgaattattgaaataattttaaaattagtaAGAGTTGTTATATGTTATTTAGTTTTATGAGTATGCTTTCATTTCGTTGAGGTTTATCATTTCAATTTATGTGGTCAATATGGCTCAGCTTGGTTTAGTATTAGGATTAAGAAAACATTATTAGAGATGGATGAAGAAAACATTATTAATCACACTACATCAATGGCCTCTAAACCTCCAAATGCTCGAAGAGAAATGGAACTAATTCATGCATGGGTAAATAATCCTAATGTAGATCCTGGATCACTAATTGATTGGCCAGGAATTGGAGCATCTCCAATAAATGAGTATGTCACTGAAGGATTACTTGATATGGCTTTTCCAACACTATTCCCAGATGGACAGTGTGATTGGATAGAACCACGAATAAGGAGAGTCCATCTACATGAGTTTGTTAAGCATTTACTTCGATATAGAGATCATCATTTTGGTCGACACCCAAGATTTAGATATTATATGATGAATATGATTATGCGACATCGTGCACAAAACTCATCTGCAATGTTTGTCAAAAAGAGCTTGCAAGAGATGCCAATCACAATCAATGAGTTACGAGAACATATGGAAAATATCCCACACTCACATCTAGCTGATCGTTTGATGCGCTTTGGCACAACACTAAGGGGTACAAGGTCTTATTGGGCAAAATGTCGAGCTGAATTATTTGACCTCTTGCATCAAATTGGTACACCAACAATTTTCTTTAATTTGAGTGCAGCAAATATGTACTGGCCAGATTTGCATGCATTAATGCCAAGGACACAGCCAACTAATCCACAAGAAGCACAAAAATGGAGGCGTCAAAATATTATTGACTACCCACATATTGTGGCATATTACATGCACCTACGCTATACAATGTTTAGAAAGGAAATACTGCAAAAGGGAATGAAGGCAAAAGATTATTGGTcaagatatgaatggcaacatagaGGATCACCACATGTGCATGGATTCATATGGTTAGAGGGAGCACCTAACATAGACAatcttgattggaaaaatcatgatGAATTAAAACATGCTAAAAAATACTTTGATTCTATTATCCATGCATGGAATCCACGAGGGGATCCACATCAACGAAACATACAGGTATGATGTTAATTCTCAATTGTATATATTCATTTCGAAATATATTATACTTAAAGATTTATATTTTCTTTAATAAAATATGTTATATCATCAATGATAGGTCTTACAAAATTTTACACAACATCCATGCCTTCAAAATACACAACAACTAAACCAGATTGACTTAACACGTGACTATGAAGAGTTGCTCAATTGTGTTGAACGCCATACAATGTGTAAAGAGGGTGCTTGCCTTCGTAAAAAACGAGGAAGAATGGTTTGTAGGTAAGatatttatatattcaaaaaatttgtactaataaataattaaaatatttatgtaAACTAACAATTCACtctttgtttgtaggtacaatgcacCATGGCCATTACACCTAGATGGATCAAAATTATTTGAAGACCCAGCCACAGGAGATAAAGTGTATGAACCTGCAAGAAATGATGATAGAGTAAACACGCATAATCGTAACATACTTCAGTTATGGAGAGCAAATGTAGATTGGCAACCAGTTCTTTCAAGACATGTTGTAATGAATTATATTGCGAAGTATGCAGCAAAAGCATAAAAGAGTTCAGAAAGTTATCATCAAATGTTAATGCGACTTGCAAATATAGAAAATCCTGATGAAGCAGCATCAA
This window harbors:
- the LOC131070945 gene encoding uncharacterized protein LOC131070945, whose amino-acid sequence is MDEENIINHTTSMASKPPNARREMELIHAWVNNPNVDPGSLIDWPGIGASPINEYVTEGLLDMAFPTLFPDGQCDWIEPRIRRVHLHEFVKHLLRYRDHHFGRHPRFRYYMMNMIMRHRAQNSSAMFVKKSLQEMPITINELREHMENIPHSHLADRLMRFGTTLRGTRSYWAKCRAELFDLLHQIGTPTIFFNLSAANMYWPDLHALMPRTQPTNPQEAQKWRRQNIIDYPHIVAYYMHLRYTMFRKEILQKGMKAKDYWSRYEWQHRGSPHVHGFIWLEGAPNIDNLDWKNHDELKHAKKYFDSIIHAWNPRGDPHQRNIQVLQNFTQHPCLQNTQQLNQIDLTRDYEELLNCVERHTMCKEGACLRKKRGRMVCRYNAPWPLHLDGSKLFEDPATGDKVYEPARNDDRVNTHNRNILQLWRANVDWQPVLSRHVVMNYIAKYAAKA